The Vanessa tameamea isolate UH-Manoa-2023 chromosome 27, ilVanTame1 primary haplotype, whole genome shotgun sequence DNA window AGTTGATGAAGAATATCTATGGATTACTGTTTATGGAATATTTAAGGATTGCAAAAtgcaaatattgtatttattttataagtaatatgtgttatattacttgaaaataaaatgctaataaaaaaatataaagctcaCTGGGAAAGTATTGATTCCGGTTTTTGAAGATTCATTTGGTGATTTTTTACTaatagattttcatttttaGTAAAGTGGGAACTTtactaaaaatgaaatatttaaatcaatgatCATTTTTGAGTAAATGAAAAATGACACAAGTACGAACGAAACGATGAAATGTAACGAAAAGTTTGTTTTGGGAAATGTCATAGGAAATATAGAAATTGGCTCTATATCATAATGTTAAGTTGggaaattttgttataataatagtttattaatgagttattagcaaaatatacagaaataatattttgcaatGGATTGTGGAGGAATAGTTCTCATTTAACAGTAAATGAGACAATTCAAgagattttaaatgatataaaaaaattgcaaaacgCATCGCTGCTAATTTATTGAGAATTCGGTGACCATGGATTTTATAACAATGTaggaaattgaaattaaaaagactGGAAGTGATACAATTTCAAACAAAGATGGTTGGTTCTACAATTTGGGATTATACAATCTGCTTGAAGAAATTTCTCAACAAACAAATGAGTAACAATTAGCATTTCAAGACTATTTTCGTGGATTTCTTTGATTATAATGACGAACAAAACAGGGGCACTTAAAATCGACACCGAACGAGTCCACCGTTAGTCGTAGAAGACTCGCTAGTCACTACTGTTTTGTAGTTAGACATAGTTAAGGTAAAGCCTTTTCTCATTGTGTGCTTAACAACCTCACCGGATCCGTACTTAATTCGATGGCATTTTGAATCTCTTGCTGTAGTAGCAAAACGGGAATTTTTCGATGATACACAAAGATGATCTATGGCGAATGACAATGGCATTGTGACTACATAACTATCGTCGTGGTACTTCTGGTATATCTTATTAGGTGCAGCTTTaagaacatcgaatcgattcaACAGGTAATCACAATTATTAATGGAAATTTCATTTAAGACCACGTATTTTACGTTAAAAGTTAATAACGACACAAATAATGACTTttctatttttctttataaaatttcgaagactttaaaattgataattgaatataaaactgtaatagaAGGACTTGgactagatattttataaacgacTATTAGGTTCGAGaaaatatggatatatttttttaattctgttgATTAGCTACCATATTTGACTCTAATTAGATCAGAATTCACAAAACAAGGAGGGGCATTTCGTGTTAAGTATTTCTCGATAAAGCATCTAGGTGCAATAAACACTAACTGGCGGAGAATCAAGGCACCAGCAAATGTATATATACCCAAGAATAGTTTGCATTAAACTTTTCCATGCGATGTAAATGAGAAAATTGCAAACATATTATGATTCATCAGATAATCAATTTCCCTTAATTTCGGTAgatggtttttaaataaaattttgggagtatgaaaatataaaagattactATGCCTCAAACAAAACATACGACATTTAATCATTGAGATATCATAATTTGATTAGACATCACAAGAAAgagtataaaagatataaaagcTATGTTTATTAAAGAACAAGAGGTACATTGTAGCTGATACTATTGAAGACCACCTAAattcaaagtttaaatttgCTAATACTAAGGTATTACCTAAAGTCGGTGAATTACGCAAGGCGATTAAGTAAAAACTGTGTTTACTCACTTCATTGTGTCATTGTTTTGAAAAAGGTGTTTTTCGAAGCGAAAATAGTAAGTATGGTAAAGGTATTAAAGATAGAGAAGAAAATATCGAACaaattaatgaacattttttaaaattaattggctGTTCAAGAAAACCAATACCTAATTGACTATAGCTTGTGGCTGTAATCAGAAGCTGTAATGCAGAAAAAAACTCGGAAAACCTTACTTGAATAAATGGAATACACGAACAAGACAGGAGAACTGACCTCGtacatcaattaaaaatataatttgctagATTTTGAGGTTACACTTTTTCAGATAAAAAGAGTGtttgttatttacatttttttaataaaatgaatatacgtTTTACCAATTCTATGTTTCTTATCTttttgaaatgataaaaataatataatattgatgctatacatatttaaaaatgtataataggACTATCATTTTCGTGTTTGCatattacatttcaatttaCAGGCGTCAGATGAAGCTATATACTCAGGTGGTTACCGTCACAACGTCCGCGAGGACGTACAATATCCTGTATCAAGACAAGATTGGCAAGATAGGGAAAAGGCGTTTCCACCTAAGAATATCATAGAAGATAGAAGAGATGTATCAAGACTTCAGAAGTTTGATATACAACGAGCTTCGGATCAACAAAGACCAATAGAACAGGAATCGAAGAGATCCAGGTCTCGTACTTCTAGATCTCCAAGGCGCGAAAGATCGCCATTGCGGGATCGTTACAAACGTCATTCACCATCCCCCCGTTCTCCTCGGCGGTCTTGGGCCCTTGAGAAACGACGAAGCCCTGAAGCCCATGACCCACCACCGCCCCCTGTTTGGCCAGGACAAGGTGTCAGAGAAGACTACTCGCATCAAAATAGATCGATAATTCATGACCGTCAAATTGAAAAACATATTCCCGTCTGGGAACCTAGAGAAAAAAAACGCGATGATTACCCACCCGCTGACAACAGAAGGGATTTTGAAGAAGAAATCAGAATTCGAAAAGAGGTTGAAAAATGGAAACCCCTTCCTCTGTCGAGTCCTCAGGAGTCATCATCTCGTTTAGAGGATAAGAATCGCATACAAAAGGAATATACGAGGAAAGACTTTGAAGGTCATCGCGATTATATCCGTGAAGGCGAAATTCACAAACCTCATTCCGACAGGGTTGATAAAGCATATCAACGGCAGGACCGTGAAGTTACCCGTTATAAATCCGATCATGAACGAAAAGATGACATACCACGCAAAAGAGAAGAATACTCTGGTCgcatagaagaaaaaaaaaaggaaatattagAAAAGCAAGAGCAACTGCAAAAGGAGATCGATGAAGTTTACAAAAGAGCCGTGGATTTTACAAAGAAAGCTGTGATGTACAGGACAGGTGAACACAAAAAAGAAGGTTACAATAGTGATAGACGTCGTGATGAAGATCATATTCCTAACGAGTATGAACGTTATAAACAAGATTCTTATGATGAAAGACGCAATCGTGATGATCAAAGTAAAGAATATTCTAAGGAAATATTTTCAAGGACTGATGACGTGAAGAGCTTAAGCGAAAACATTGCACAAAAACCGCGTTTCGAAATCGACGTCGCACAAAAAAGACACGCGTTAAGCCCAACGATCAAAGCAAAGAGGAGTAAAGCAATAGACGAAATCTCCGaaaagattttatgtaaatatggcAGTGCCTTGCCCAACGAGATTAAAAAACGGGTTCAAAGTGAACTTAAATGGACACTGGGACGGAAACTTCATGAACTATTTGGGGATAAGGACGTTTCTTTTATAGAAATGGTAATTAAGTTTAACGCAAAACACACTCAGAGggatgaagaaaatattttcgatgAAGTAGTATCTAGCTTGCCTAGTCACTATAGAAGTATGAAACGAGTTGCTCAAGGTAAGAATAAGAATGGTTCCGACTTTCACATTCTAATTGTTTATATTCTaggcaattttattaaaacgttctcatattaaagcattttaaaccataatataataatatatgcatacattttttaaaaatagaatgttaATTAAACTTGGTGTCCTGTCCTATTTTAAGAACatgataaatgtaaaagtaaatcacatctaaaatataaataataataaatataattaacttgcAGATGATTCTGATGTTCCTGCAAAAAATTCTAGGCGATCAACTGAACCGAACTTTATTAAAGGTAAGACTCTTCCTCTTCTAATATTACTTAGCTGTATACGCTTTACATTAACTAAGAgtattcatgataaaaaaaatgtgattttttgACTTTTACAGATCAACATGAGCCTAGTCCACCTAGATTACACGGACAACAAAgtaagtaacattattttaattgtatatattttttattatattatagcttgACCTTGTTTGAAGTGTGGAATCGTATAGTCAACATTTCTATTATTAGTTCCAGATTGGAATGTTGGTATGATGTCAGTTGATGTTACAAATCCAGGGATTTTCATGAACTCTTCTCTTATGATGCCCTTTCCCGCTCAGTATCAATTCATGCCGACTTACCAGGAAGCTCCTCAACCGATTttcgaagaaaataaaaaggagGGTTACAGTTTATATTTGTGTAAAGATGATTTTCAGCCAATAGTAGAGTACGAGACGGATAAATTAAAGGACTTTTTAATACAACAACTAATAAAGGTCACGGAAACTTGTGAGGGCTGGGCTCCCGACTTCACTCTTAATAAACAGAACAGCACTTACCGAAACGAAGTAATCACTCGCGATGAGCGGTCGAGGGATTGGCTTCTAAGTTTAGATTTTAGTGATTTCACCGAATTTAATGTTCTCGTATATACAACTGAGGAGTTGTGGTATGAGCGAGCGGCTATCTGGTTGCCAGGTCATTCCAGGTGTAGGAATATAGAACCATTATCAAAACTCAagctacaaaataaaaagttggAGGGCGTTAATATAGGTAAGTGGAAGTTTGTCAAAAAGATTGTCACCGATAAAGGTACACGCGTGTACGTAGACATGCCGCCATCTTCTGCCCGGGCTTTAGAAAAACACAAGATGATGTTGAGCTACGAACTCCAGAAAGTAAACGTGTTCCTTAAAGCGGTTGCGATAGATAAAGACGCTTTCGATGCGGGTCTGAATGAATCATCATTAAAAGTTCTTCCTTTATCGGCTAACTGTCCTATGCCTTCGCTGGGCCACGATCCGAATATTGTTAGAATTTCAGCTAAAGGTAATAAGCCATTATCCTTAATAACAGCAAGAAAAATTAAAGATCTCataatatttcgattatttaaGTACCATCAGCTTGAGGGTAAAAGTAGGAcagattttgttaaatatgGTTTTTGTCAACCAGGATATCTTGGTATTTTACCAGAAAATGAAGAATCAAGAAAGTGGATCTCCTCCATTGATTTAGGGAAAATTAACCGTCAGCTTTTGGTAGTCATAGGAGCGGACGAAAATAAgaccatatattttaaaatgaatattttcatacCTAGAGATTATGCTGTTAACACAGCTCTTGTATATGAACGTTTACGACATAGTAATCAAGGTGTAAAGGgagttaatttcaatttatggaAGAATCAAAAAATCGTTAAAAGTAACGCAAAAGCTATATTTCAAGTTGATATGGATTTGGAATCCGTTGAAACTATTTCTAAAATGAATTATCAATTAGACTACGTAGCGGATGGTCACGACATCAAGTGTGTGACGGTAGATGCTGAATTTTCTAGGTCTAAAGTAGAAGAAATGATTGCTAAATACAGAGCTGAAATGACTGATACGTATGATGTAGAAAATATGGAATTAGCATCTTCTGATTCAGAAGATGAAGTTATTTGTCTTGATTAATTTTCGGTATTAGTACTACGTACTAGTACGATCTTTTTTCTCTTTATCCTGTGCATTTcctattaatgttaaataataaagcaTTTATTTGGTGaacattttgttgttttttttattttgttaatcgtaacttttaatatttttttacaaaaagtataactactgatattaaatattgatttaaaatgccGTAATCGTCGACATACATCGAAAGgtatgtaaatacaattattacatttttaatttaaaaaaaaatcaaagatttctatatttcaaaatttttcaGTTCTTCGGTTGTCGATGAGTCGGAAAGTGTTTCAGGACAAGTATGACTGAACACAAAGTTGAAATTTTTCTTATGCTGTGATGAATACGAAGTTTTCAAGAGTTCATTCTTCGTATATTTTTCAGTGGTaagaatttttgttttaatcctTTAACTTTTTTGGTATTCCAATATCGAAGAAAGCAAATCCATCatgtccataaaaaaaatgtagttcatCAGCTGTCAACATCACGTAGGTCTTTTTTTAGTTCCGACGGGTTCGATATAGTCTGCAGTATCAGCATTACTTTCAATGTTGTAAGTATCTGACTGGATTGTTTTTCTAGGATTTTTTTTCGTTAAGATTGACGTtggctttgttttattttacaggttatagaaaattatttatcttcctaaaattttataagtcTTGCTTAGCTTCTTCCATGTCATCTTCCTTGGCTTGTTAATGATTATCTTTGCTAGTCATCTGCATGATTGATACCcctaaattgattatttttaaattgtcttttcAAAAAGTAGTACTCTATTTCAATGGCAATATTCTTTGTTATCATTCAAATGACCATAATTGAAGTCGAAAGAACTTAATCAGATCTGATTCAGTTTGCAGTATTAACACAATCATTTCTCATCTCGACtgcattacaaataaatattattttgactcAATATTTGCTATGAGTTTCTAATCAACTAACAAATTGTTTATCATGAGTACCAATAATTGGAATTACCTTTTCCTTTGAGTTGTTATAATCCTTAACTTTCAATTTGTGGACCAtacattagttttatattatactaacttCAGTTCCTTTGGCTTGATCtttgtttgtatttacattGGATCAGAAGATGTTTCGATCTTCTACCAAATTCTTTCTATCGTTTCCAGGATTGAAATCATCTTTAGGGTACGTTACCAAACGCAAAAAAATACTCTGAAGTTTCTGCGCACCtccttattgtttatattaagtatcaCTTGAACTCTGTAATGCCGAGTCGGTTTTTGTGGACTTGTTTTGGTTCAATTTTATATCTACTAAACATCGGAATTTCAGATTTTGTCGGTCCATTCTCATGCTCTCTATTCTATAAGTATGGTATCATTCAGTCATTCAAATATTACTtctatgttattaaaaacagtGGATCgtttaatacaataaacttaTAAGTTGCAGTTTATTTAGGAGAAGAttgtataaaccttcctctacATGTTTGGATGTGTGGTTCATTATAAAAATGCAAGGAAAAGCAAAACTTGGCCTCTTATGCAAAGGCCTTCTTTACTTTCCTGGAGAGTTTATTCCAATACTTTACTCAAATGTGTATAcgtttggcagaatttcgtccaATACATATAGACAGGTGTTTTGGCGATGTTTTCATTCAGTGCTTAGCAGGAGAAGAATAATAAACACGGTAACAGCAACTGGTCTAGATTTCACGTGTTTTATCCACTGGGTAGTCCCCAATTTTCATGAGTCCCTCGATCTACTCCCGCTCGGGAAAACGTAAGCTTTTAAGAAAGTTTAGTTAAATGAAAATCTATTCATcgttactttttaaaaactaattttaaacatttaaaaataatgttattatttgtgaatttttctaaataataattaatataaatataattgcatgATCTAGTTATCTTCATAtcacttaattatttatgtactaaTTATTATTCCAGAACGTCCTGTTAGTTGCCGTGAAGCATTGAAGCCGAAAGTGAATACAGTTTCTGAGATAAAACGTTCGGTGGAAGTTACTCAAAAATCGCCTGAAACAAAACCTTTGAAACAAAAAACAGCTGAAAAAGAAGTAAAAGGTAAGAATAAACTATTcctattaaattactattacatataatttagctttactttaaatgaattcggttaaattattataaaaattataatatttaatatactttgtatCCCGTACCAGAGAAAAAGCTAGAACTCGACGCTGAAACTGAAGAACCTGAAAAACAAGATGGCGGCCAATTTGAATTGAATGGGTTGATGACCAGAGTCTTGGAAGAAGAGTTGCAGACTATTATGATTGAGGTATGAGTTATAATTACATTGTAAAAGTTTAACATGTAtcctttttaagtttattatgaattatgtaGGAGTTTTCTGAATCCTTTCTGTTTTTTGAGCAATAATAGTTGGAAATTTTATCTTGGtgagttatattaatatgaaataatctaTCCCAATATGTTCTCAATTGTGTATCGACTACCCGAACATATCCGCGCAAAAAACTTGTAGCTACAGGGAATATAGAAAAAACATACTGTATTAAACGTACCTAGTACtttaacttttgttttacaTACTCGTTATCGTTTCGTTGTCAATTCTGAATCAGCCCTCATTTAGTTTAACTATACTaacggcaagatacgatggccgttttgacacattaaaaaaatgatgtgaaatgtaaatttattatcgatataatatattcaaatttttgtttttttgcaagtaatttaattgaaatttttgttgcaagtagtatctgattaaaaaggtttaataaaaaaaatataaaataagtttaagtaatatattcgaacgatatcaatttaaatcaaaaattggaattagaatgaataactttataaacacattacacacaagaaataaattgatacaaaaaaagaaaccaaaaacatttactatcaaaatataaaaaataaaatataaaatatttactgtcaacacaaatataacaccgactacgaggtcgagtgtgagagtgtgacgtacacgtttacgcaaaaaaataaataaaaaagttatcttcgcggtaccctaatatttgtagtttagaaatcacgttcgataaattttatgactaactgcgcgtcactattgacaataaagaacaacaatttgttcctttgatgtaattatttattaaatacgaaacttcatgagcgggcaaacgtcaaaacggccatcatagcgtgccgctactatagttaacaaatttaaataaaaaatgtttattacaagTGACTCAtagttaaagaataaaattataatacaaaataaattcaagttaattaaatgattacaattaattattaaattagaagAGGTATTAATTTGTGATTcttagttattttatgttaatttttcgtCAGGTCTGGCAAGCGCTGCCTGATGATCCACCTACAGAGGCAGAACGATTTGTTGCGGAAAGTCTTCGTAACGAAGCCAGCGACGAAATAAGAAATGTATgacttttgtattaaaatataataaccaccattttaataaattttcttccAAActgtaataatcaatttataaactttttacagGTTCTTGGACTCAATGTTACCAAAAGATTACTTAACGTCTATAATCCACTTTTTGTCAAGGTAAGTTCCATACAATTGTCTATAAATACGTATGTAAAACGAATTgcatttattcgtttttatttaaaaaaaaactttagaacgtgttttttttttcatatattagtaatagctatatttaaaaataagtatttttgttaatcGCAGATTTGTTTCTCTTGCCGTCCTGAGAGCGGTTGTCTCACAAAATTTCTGGATGAATACAAGATAAAGGGTTTCAAACGCATTCATAAAGAGACCAATACATTTGCTGCGCGACTTACCTCGATAACAGACTTTGACAATATCTGTTCTGCCAAAGATATCCGCTGTGGTGAGTATACGAGAACATAATCtaaaaattagttaaattaaaaaaataattaaaaatttaaaaaacattatgtaattTTGTTCCAGGAAGCGCGAGAATAACTGTATCATCATGTTATAGATTCCTACAATGTCCTAAGCAACTCAATACAATATTTGCAAACAATGATGAAGAAGTTGGAACTGAAAAAGATGAGAAAGATACAAATGAAATAGAGGAAGATGAGAAAGAAGCAGTCACAcctaaagaaaaattaattcttGAATCAAATACCCGAGAAGAAAAACTAATTATAGTACCTAAAGAGAaagagcaaaaaaataaaatggtagCAATCGAAACTACGGAAACAACTCATgcacaaaaaaatgtattatctgAAAAAGTCAAACCAATGGAAAATATAATCCAGAAAAAATCAGTTGTAACAAAATCGCGTTCTTCCGAAAATAATCCTAAAATCGAAGAACccaaaaaaacgaataaaatgaaaagtCCTACAGGTAAACCTAATATttctggaaataaaattaaaatcgaagaaaacaatacaataaaaagtcCAAGTACAAAACCTAATACTTCTAAAAATAAACCTAAAGTCGAAGAACCGAAAGagaacaataaaatcaaaagacCTATAGCCAAACCGGTACAGAAGACTGTTTCAAAAGAATCTTCCAGAGATAAAATTTTGAGCAAACCCTTAAAAGCAAAcgctttaaaacaaaatattattattaatgaagatGATATAACTGATTTTGATATTGACAATGAATTTGATGAAGATGATGAAATGAATGATGAAGAAATACTAGCTCTCATATCTGGTGGTGTTATTATTGACGAATGCATTGGTTCCGACgatgaataacattttttttttaaatcatattgctgaattattatttttgtttaaaaagaattaaaatattgtttcaggatgtaattaattattacaagatACACTTTTAACCTAAGAAATAGGATAAATAGGAATTAGGTCATTTCTTTTTAAACTAcatgttgataaataaaatgtgatgTACTAagtatgacttttttttactgGCATTTCTTGgttaacaaatgtttttaataaaaatactcataATGTACTGTAACTATTCCCTTcctaacttaattaaaatataattttacgtttatatttctaatatttaaatatcggtttggctcgtgagttcgtctagttagttaggatccatataacgttgattttgtgtaataaccgtgttcttttagagcgtcagagattataagttcaatcgactatagaggagtcaaataaaaccaggtttatcttttaaatgcgtttttaatat harbors:
- the LOC113391994 gene encoding microtubule-associated protein futsch-like isoform X3, with amino-acid sequence MMITIHGLPVTTKYQDLKILIKQECNINDFILDCLVNENDGTKKVRVGLANDSEGNHIIKCLSGYRMSGNTLRLTPVGKSAPTNIPQQSSFDTRDNYQARNEYSSQGFNERNSNRLAETVRPTPWAVNNQWSSNQPVQTQLPNSYSYQQQPPINMSYGPQTNPPLKSQLESRDTVPTGRGPQETLSYGYNPKSNLISLGPKETYHQRNIPSTLREVPVASRPIQSSRYPTQNYEMQTEKPITIMKDNFQGPNQYNVSATYIHSQGSGNYPVQIQPSPWASQQQQKQFEKPSIVAYEKKLYDDRKYPQVNQIKSIPEVPSKSEDPYKGYDKSRQFSPPRRSYGRDTAPERRISPSDRDTSHPSRNILPGRRSPGRRISPPGRQPIYQDRRSPGRRPSPRRRSSPPNRAMHSSRDISPSERRISPSARHIAQTGRPVSPGRRLSPSRRISPPGRSIMVIERQISPHGRRFSPTGRQTPQIRQVSPGRKMSPIRKFSPSHRRISPQVKKEEYERGRRVSPPAHSPMDRRATSRPSPSRVVPRGIASHRQESPRRQGRYSPPRLHTDKTQDYQEDRRASNIKSVRPAYEPQTQASDEAIYSGGYRHNVREDVQYPVSRQDWQDREKAFPPKNIIEDRRDVSRLQKFDIQRASDQQRPIEQESKRSRSRTSRSPRRERSPLRDRYKRHSPSPRSPRRSWALEKRRSPEAHDPPPPPVWPGQGVREDYSHQNRSIIHDRQIEKHIPVWEPREKKRDDYPPADNRRDFEEEIRIRKEVEKWKPLPLSSPQESSSRLEDKNRIQKEYTRKDFEGHRDYIREGEIHKPHSDRVDKAYQRQDREVTRYKSDHERKDDIPRKREEYSGRIEEKKKEILEKQEQLQKEIDEVYKRAVDFTKKAVMYRTGEHKKEGYNSDRRRDEDHIPNEYERYKQDSYDERRNRDDQSKEYSKEIFSRTDDVKSLSENIAQKPRFEIDVAQKRHALSPTIKAKRSKAIDEISEKILCKYGSALPNEIKKRVQSELKWTLGRKLHELFGDKDVSFIEMVIKFNAKHTQRDEENIFDEVVSSLPSHYRSMKRVAQDDSDVPAKNSRRSTEPNFIKDQHEPSPPRLHGQQKRPVSCREALKPKVNTVSEIKRSVEVTQKSPETKPLKQKTAEKEVKEKKLELDAETEEPEKQDGGQFELNGLMTRVLEEELQTIMIEVWQALPDDPPTEAERFVAESLRNEASDEIRNVLGLNVTKRLLNVYNPLFVKICFSCRPESGCLTKFLDEYKIKGFKRIHKETNTFAARLTSITDFDNICSAKDIRCGSARITVSSCYRFLQCPKQLNTIFANNDEEVGTEKDEKDTNEIEEDEKEAVTPKEKLILESNTREEKLIIVPKEKEQKNKMVAIETTETTHAQKNVLSEKVKPMENIIQKKSVVTKSRSSENNPKIEEPKKTNKMKSPTGKPNISGNKIKIEENNTIKSPSTKPNTSKNKPKVEEPKENNKIKRPIAKPVQKTVSKESSRDKILSKPLKANALKQNIIINEDDITDFDIDNEFDEDDEMNDEEILALISGGVIIDECIGSDDE
- the LOC113391994 gene encoding microtubule-associated protein futsch-like isoform X4, which encodes MMITIHGLPVTTKYQDLKILIKQECNINDFILDCLVNENDGTKKVRVGLANDSEGNHIIKCLSGYRMSGNTLRLTPVGKSAPTNIPQQSSFDTRDNYQARNEYSSQGFNERNSNRLAETVRPTPWAVNNQWSSNQPVQTQLPNSYSYQQQPPINMSYGPQTNPPLKSQLESRDTVPTGRGPQETLSYGYNPKSNLISLGPKETYHQRNIPSTLREVPVASRPIQSSRYPTQNYEMQTEKPITIMKDNFQGPNQYNVSATYIHSQGSGNYPVQIQPSPWASQQQQKQFEKPSIVAYEKKLYDDRKYPQVNQIKSIPEVPSKSEDPYKGYDKSRQFSPPRRSYGRDTAPERRISPSDRDTSHPSRNILPGRRSPGRRISPPGRQPIYQDRRSPGRRPSPRRRSSPPNRAMHSSRDISPSERRISPSARHIAQTGRPVSPGRRLSPSRRISPPGRSIMVIERQISPHGRRFSPTGRQTPQIRQVSPGRKMSPIRKFSPSHRRISPQVKKEEYERGRRVSPPAHSPMDRRATSRPSPSRVVPRGIASHRQESPRRQGRYSPPRLHTDKTQDYQEDRRASNIKSVRPAYEPQTQASDEAIYSGGYRHNVREDVQYPVSRQDWQDREKAFPPKNIIEDRRDVSRLQKFDIQRASDQQRPIEQESKRSRSRTSRSPRRERSPLRDRYKRHSPSPRSPRRSWALEKRRSPEAHDPPPPPVWPGQGVREDYSHQNRSIIHDRQIEKHIPVWEPREKKRDDYPPADNRRDFEEEIRIRKEVEKWKPLPLSSPQESSSRLEDKNRIQKEYTRKDFEGHRDYIREGEIHKPHSDRVDKAYQRQDREVTRYKSDHERKDDIPRKREEYSGRIEEKKKEILEKQEQLQKEIDEVYKRAVDFTKKAVMYRTGEHKKEGYNSDRRRDEDHIPNEYERYKQDSYDERRNRDDQSKEYSKEIFSRTDDVKSLSENIAQKPRFEIDVAQKRHALSPTIKAKRSKAIDEISEKILCKYGSALPNEIKKRVQSELKWTLGRKLHELFGDKDVSFIEMVIKFNAKHTQRDEENIFDEVVSSLPSHYRSMKRVAQDDSDVPAKNSRRSTEPNFIKERPVSCREALKPKVNTVSEIKRSVEVTQKSPETKPLKQKTAEKEVKEKKLELDAETEEPEKQDGGQFELNGLMTRVLEEELQTIMIEVWQALPDDPPTEAERFVAESLRNEASDEIRNVLGLNVTKRLLNVYNPLFVKICFSCRPESGCLTKFLDEYKIKGFKRIHKETNTFAARLTSITDFDNICSAKDIRCGSARITVSSCYRFLQCPKQLNTIFANNDEEVGTEKDEKDTNEIEEDEKEAVTPKEKLILESNTREEKLIIVPKEKEQKNKMVAIETTETTHAQKNVLSEKVKPMENIIQKKSVVTKSRSSENNPKIEEPKKTNKMKSPTGKPNISGNKIKIEENNTIKSPSTKPNTSKNKPKVEEPKENNKIKRPIAKPVQKTVSKESSRDKILSKPLKANALKQNIIINEDDITDFDIDNEFDEDDEMNDEEILALISGGVIIDECIGSDDE